The proteins below come from a single Kosakonia sp. SMBL-WEM22 genomic window:
- a CDS encoding sterol desaturase family protein codes for MLVLWNTLITLATVAAMEIIATLAHKYVMHGWGWGWHRSHHEPRTGAFEVNDLYAVVFALLAIVLIALGTAGFWPLQWIGAGMTLYGALYFMVHDGLVHQRWPFRYVPRRGYLKRLYMAHRLHHAVRGKADCVSFGFLYAPPVEDLQQTLRQRKRAEHEEKVSARENAAKGEQDAAQAATDGK; via the coding sequence ATGCTCGTCTTATGGAACACGCTGATCACGCTTGCTACCGTCGCCGCGATGGAGATTATCGCCACGCTTGCGCATAAATATGTCATGCATGGCTGGGGCTGGGGCTGGCACCGCTCGCACCACGAACCGCGCACCGGCGCCTTTGAAGTCAACGATCTCTACGCCGTGGTCTTCGCCCTGCTGGCGATTGTGCTGATCGCCCTCGGCACCGCCGGTTTCTGGCCGCTGCAGTGGATTGGCGCAGGCATGACGCTCTATGGCGCGCTCTACTTTATGGTACATGACGGGCTGGTGCATCAGCGCTGGCCGTTTCGCTACGTGCCGCGCCGCGGCTACCTGAAACGCCTCTATATGGCGCACCGCCTGCACCACGCGGTGCGCGGCAAAGCCGACTGTGTCTCATTTGGTTTTCTCTATGCCCCGCCGGTTGAGGATCTGCAACAGACCCTGCGCCAGCGCAAACGGGCGGAGCATGAGGAGAAGGTCAGCGCGCGCGAGAACGCTGCCAAAGGTGAGCAGGACGCGGCGCAGGCTGCGACAGACGGGAAGTAA
- the crtB gene encoding 15-cis-phytoene synthase CrtB, with the protein MNDALMSHATETITVGSKSFATASKLFDPATRRSALMLYAWCRYCDDVIDEQELGFRTALPQQESALARLEMLRLETQRAFDGEAMNQPAFAAFQEVVTQHEMPAQLAFAHLEGFAMDVRETHYHTFDDTLRYCYHVAGVVGLMMAWIMGVRDEAVLDRACDLGLAFQLTNIARDIVEDAENGRCYLPAQWLAEEGMRASEIADPAKRQHIARLARRLVMAAEPYYASAKAGLRGLPLRSAWAIAAAHGVYRQIGIKVMAAGPAAWEQRQGTSKAEKLGLLAKGAGMALTSRLSQPAPRPAHLWQRSRAR; encoded by the coding sequence ATGAATGATGCGTTAATGAGCCATGCGACGGAGACGATAACCGTCGGCTCGAAAAGTTTTGCCACCGCCTCGAAGCTGTTCGATCCCGCCACGCGCCGCAGCGCGCTGATGCTCTATGCCTGGTGCCGCTACTGCGATGATGTGATTGATGAGCAGGAGCTCGGCTTTCGCACTGCGCTGCCGCAGCAGGAGAGCGCGCTGGCGCGCCTTGAGATGCTGCGCCTAGAGACCCAGCGCGCCTTTGACGGCGAAGCGATGAACCAACCGGCGTTTGCCGCCTTCCAGGAGGTGGTCACGCAGCATGAGATGCCCGCTCAGCTGGCCTTTGCGCACCTCGAGGGGTTCGCCATGGATGTGCGCGAAACCCACTATCACACCTTTGATGATACGCTGCGCTACTGTTATCACGTTGCGGGCGTAGTTGGCCTGATGATGGCGTGGATCATGGGCGTGCGCGATGAAGCGGTGCTCGATCGCGCCTGCGATTTAGGGCTGGCATTCCAGTTAACCAATATTGCCCGCGACATTGTTGAAGATGCCGAAAATGGGCGCTGTTATCTGCCTGCGCAGTGGCTGGCGGAGGAGGGGATGAGGGCCAGTGAGATCGCCGACCCGGCGAAACGGCAGCATATCGCGCGGCTGGCACGCAGGCTGGTGATGGCCGCTGAACCCTATTACGCGTCGGCGAAAGCGGGGCTACGCGGCCTGCCGCTGCGCTCGGCGTGGGCGATTGCCGCCGCGCACGGCGTCTACCGGCAGATAGGCATTAAAGTGATGGCCGCCGGACCGGCAGCATGGGAACAGCGCCAGGGCACCAGCAAGGCCGAGAAGCTCGGCTTACTGGCGAAAGGCGCAGGAATGGCGCTTACTTCCCGTCTGTCGCAGCCTGCGCCGCGTCCTGCTCACCTTTGGCAGCGTTCTCGCGCGCGCTGA
- the potD gene encoding spermidine/putrescine ABC transporter substrate-binding protein PotD — MKKWSRHLLAAGALAFGISAAHADDNKTLYFYNWTEYVPPGLLEQFTKETGIKVIYSTYESNETMYAKLKTYKEGAYDLVVPSTYFVDKMRKEGMIQKIDKSKLTNFHNLDPQMLNKPFDPSNDYSIPYIWGATAIGINSDEIDPKSVISWADLWKPEYKSSLLLTDDAREVFQMALRKLGYSGNTTDPKEIEAAYKELQKLMPNVAAFNSDNPANPYMEGEVNLGMVWNGSAFVAREAGTPLEVVWPKEGGIFWMDSLAIPANAKNVDGALKLINFLLRPEIAKQVAETIGYPTPNLAARKLLKPEVANDKSLYPDAETISKGEWQNDVGSASALYEEYYQKLKAGR, encoded by the coding sequence ATGAAAAAATGGTCACGCCACCTGCTCGCCGCAGGCGCGCTCGCCTTCGGTATCAGCGCCGCGCACGCGGATGATAACAAAACGCTCTACTTCTATAACTGGACCGAGTATGTGCCGCCAGGCCTGCTGGAGCAGTTCACCAAAGAGACCGGCATCAAAGTGATCTACTCGACCTACGAGTCGAATGAGACGATGTATGCCAAGCTGAAGACCTATAAAGAGGGTGCCTACGATCTGGTGGTCCCCTCCACCTACTTTGTCGACAAAATGCGCAAAGAGGGGATGATTCAGAAGATCGATAAGTCGAAGCTGACCAACTTCCACAACCTCGATCCGCAGATGCTCAACAAGCCCTTCGACCCGAGCAACGACTACTCGATCCCCTATATCTGGGGCGCAACGGCGATTGGCATCAATAGCGACGAGATCGATCCGAAAAGCGTCATCAGTTGGGCCGATCTGTGGAAACCGGAGTATAAAAGCAGCCTGCTGCTGACGGATGACGCCCGTGAAGTGTTCCAGATGGCGCTACGCAAGCTCGGTTACTCTGGTAACACCACCGATCCGAAAGAGATTGAAGCGGCTTACAAAGAGCTGCAAAAACTGATGCCGAACGTCGCCGCCTTCAACTCCGATAACCCAGCTAACCCCTATATGGAGGGGGAAGTGAATCTTGGGATGGTGTGGAATGGTTCGGCGTTCGTTGCGCGCGAAGCGGGCACGCCGCTGGAGGTGGTGTGGCCTAAAGAGGGCGGTATCTTCTGGATGGACAGCCTGGCGATCCCGGCGAACGCGAAAAACGTCGACGGCGCGCTGAAGCTGATTAACTTCCTGCTGCGCCCGGAGATCGCCAAACAGGTGGCGGAAACCATCGGCTACCCGACACCAAACCTCGCCGCACGTAAGTTGCTCAAGCCAGAAGTGGCTAACGACAAATCCCTCTACCCGGATGCGGAAACCATCAGCAAGGGCGAGTGGCAAAATGATGTTGGCAGCGCCAGCGCGCTGTATGAAGAGTATTATCAGAAGCTAAAAGCCGGTCGCTAA
- the potC gene encoding spermidine/putrescine ABC transporter permease PotC: MIGRLFRGGFMAAIYAYLYIPIIILIVNSFNSSRFGINWQGFSTKWYGLLMNNDSLLQAAQHSLTMAVLSATFATLIGALTAVALYRYRFRGKPFVSGMLFVVMMSPDIVMAISLLVLFMLLGVQLGFMSLLFSHITFCLPFVVVTVFSRLKGFDVRMLEAAKDLGASEFTILRKIILPLALPAVAAGWLLSFTLSMDDVVVSSFVTGPGYEILPLKIYSMVKVGVSPEVNALATILLVLSLVLVIASQLIARDTTKAKRTT; encoded by the coding sequence ATGATCGGTCGTCTCTTCAGAGGCGGTTTTATGGCCGCCATTTACGCTTACCTCTATATTCCGATCATCATCCTGATCGTGAACTCCTTTAACAGTTCGCGCTTCGGCATCAACTGGCAGGGTTTTTCGACCAAGTGGTACGGCCTGCTGATGAATAATGACAGCCTGTTGCAGGCGGCGCAGCACTCGCTGACCATGGCGGTGCTATCTGCCACCTTTGCGACGCTTATCGGCGCACTGACGGCAGTGGCGCTTTACCGCTACCGCTTTCGCGGCAAGCCATTTGTCAGCGGCATGCTGTTTGTGGTGATGATGTCGCCGGATATCGTGATGGCGATCTCCCTGCTGGTGCTGTTTATGCTGCTCGGCGTGCAGCTCGGCTTTATGTCGCTGCTCTTCTCGCACATCACCTTCTGCCTCCCCTTTGTGGTGGTGACGGTCTTCTCGCGCCTGAAAGGGTTTGATGTGCGCATGCTGGAGGCGGCGAAAGATCTCGGTGCCAGCGAGTTCACCATTTTGCGCAAGATTATCCTGCCGCTGGCGCTGCCTGCCGTGGCGGCGGGCTGGCTGCTCAGCTTTACCCTGTCGATGGACGATGTGGTGGTCTCTTCGTTTGTCACCGGACCAGGGTATGAGATCCTGCCGCTGAAAATTTATTCGATGGTCAAAGTGGGTGTTTCGCCGGAGGTGAACGCGCTGGCCACGATTCTGTTAGTGCTGTCGCTGGTGCTGGTGATCGCCAGCCAGCTGATTGCTCGCGATACGACGAAAGCTAAGAGGACAACTTAA
- a CDS encoding phytoene desaturase codes for MNKTIVIGAGFGGLALAIRLQAAGVPTVLLEQRDKPGGRAYVYQDQGFTFDAGPTVITDPSAIEELFTLSGKKMADYVDLLPVTPFYRLCWEQGKVFDYDNDQARLEAQIRRFNERDVEGYRRFLDYSKAVFKEGYLKLGTVPFLSFRDMLRAGPQLMRLQAWRSVYSMVSKFIEDEHLRQAFSFHSLLVGGNPFATSSIYTLIHALEREWGVWFARGGTGALVQGMVKLFEDLGGTLELNAEVSKLEADGKRITGVELKDGRRIPAAAVASNADVVHTYEKLLGHHPTGAKRAASLKRKRMSNSLFVLYFGLNHHHDQLAHHTVCFGPRYKELIEEIFHGEALAEDFSLYLHAPCVTDPSLAPPGCGSYYVLAPVPHLGTAKIDWAVEGPRLRDRIFAYLEQHYMPGLREQLVTERMFTPVDFRDQLSAHLGSAFSVEPILRQSAWFRPHNRDSEIDNLYLVGAGTHPGAGIPGVIGSAKATAGLMVEALSG; via the coding sequence ATGAATAAAACCATCGTCATCGGGGCCGGATTCGGCGGGCTGGCGTTAGCCATTCGGCTGCAGGCGGCGGGCGTGCCAACCGTGCTGCTGGAGCAGCGCGACAAGCCCGGCGGCCGCGCCTATGTCTATCAGGATCAGGGCTTTACCTTTGACGCCGGGCCAACGGTGATTACCGATCCCAGCGCCATTGAAGAGCTTTTTACGCTGTCCGGTAAAAAGATGGCGGATTACGTCGATCTGCTGCCGGTGACGCCGTTCTATCGCCTCTGCTGGGAGCAGGGGAAGGTGTTTGATTACGACAACGATCAGGCTCGTCTGGAAGCGCAGATCCGCCGCTTTAACGAGCGCGACGTCGAGGGCTATCGCCGTTTTCTCGACTACTCAAAAGCGGTGTTTAAAGAGGGCTACCTGAAGCTTGGCACCGTCCCGTTCCTCTCCTTCCGCGATATGCTGCGCGCCGGCCCGCAGCTGATGCGCTTGCAGGCGTGGCGCAGCGTCTACAGCATGGTCTCCAAATTTATTGAGGATGAGCATCTGCGCCAGGCCTTCTCCTTCCACTCGCTGTTGGTGGGCGGTAACCCTTTTGCCACCTCGTCGATCTATACGCTGATCCACGCCCTTGAGCGGGAGTGGGGCGTCTGGTTTGCCCGCGGCGGCACCGGGGCGCTGGTGCAGGGAATGGTGAAGCTGTTTGAAGATCTCGGCGGCACGCTGGAGCTGAACGCCGAAGTGAGCAAGCTGGAGGCGGACGGGAAACGTATTACCGGCGTCGAGTTAAAAGATGGCCGCCGCATTCCGGCCGCCGCCGTGGCGTCGAATGCCGATGTGGTGCACACCTACGAGAAGCTGCTTGGCCACCATCCAACCGGGGCGAAACGCGCCGCCTCGCTGAAGCGTAAGCGCATGAGCAACTCGTTGTTTGTGCTCTATTTTGGTCTCAATCATCATCACGATCAGCTGGCGCACCACACCGTCTGCTTTGGGCCGCGCTATAAGGAACTGATTGAGGAGATCTTCCACGGCGAAGCGCTGGCGGAGGACTTTTCCCTCTATCTGCATGCGCCTTGTGTCACCGATCCCTCGCTGGCACCGCCCGGCTGCGGCAGCTATTACGTGCTTGCGCCGGTGCCGCACCTTGGCACCGCGAAGATCGACTGGGCCGTCGAGGGGCCGCGCCTGCGCGATCGCATCTTTGCCTATCTTGAGCAACACTATATGCCCGGCCTACGCGAGCAGCTGGTCACCGAGCGCATGTTCACCCCGGTCGACTTCCGCGACCAGCTTAGTGCGCACCTCGGCTCCGCCTTCTCCGTGGAGCCGATCCTGCGCCAGAGCGCCTGGTTCCGCCCCCATAACCGTGATAGCGAGATCGATAATCTCTATCTCGTTGGTGCAGGGACTCACCCGGGAGCGGGCATTCCCGGCGTGATCGGTTCGGCGAAAGCGACGGCAGGGTTGATGGTTGAGGCGCTCAGCGGATGA